From a region of the Thermodesulfovibrio thiophilus DSM 17215 genome:
- the fabZ gene encoding 3-hydroxyacyl-ACP dehydratase FabZ has product MIDIKEIMNILPHRYPFLLVDRVLELIPDKKAVGIKNVTMNEPFFQGHFPGNPVMPGVLIIEAMAQVAGILAFKSGIEGTGVLFLSIEKVKFRKPITPGDQIRFEVNVMHRRGGVWKFSGTAKVNDTLTTEAEFTAMVTQ; this is encoded by the coding sequence ATGATTGATATTAAAGAAATAATGAATATTCTTCCTCATAGATATCCATTTCTTTTAGTTGACAGAGTTTTAGAGCTAATTCCTGATAAAAAAGCAGTAGGCATAAAAAATGTTACCATGAATGAACCATTTTTTCAGGGGCACTTTCCAGGAAATCCTGTTATGCCAGGAGTTTTAATTATTGAAGCAATGGCTCAGGTAGCTGGAATTTTAGCCTTTAAATCAGGAATTGAGGGAACAGGAGTTTTATTTTTAAGCATCGAAAAGGTTAAATTTCGCAAACCAATTACCCCAGGGGACCAGATCAGATTTGAAGTTAATGTTATGCACAGACGTGGTGGAGTATGGAAGTTTTCAGGAACAGCAAAAGTTAATGATACCTTAACAACAGAAGCTGAATTCACAGCAATGGTTACACAGTGA